TGGTGGGGGGTGTCGGTGATGTTGTCCAGCCCCGGTGGGCTTGCCCGACCGCGCCGCGGGGCTTGCCCGCCGGGCCGGCTGTTTCCCGTTGGGAAACGGGCGGCGGCAGTTGCACCGGGAGGGGGTTGCAGAGGGGGCTGCACAGGTGCATCGGGAGGTGCATCGGAGGGAGGACCGTGAGTGGGACCCCCTGTTTGGTGATCATGGGTATCGCTGCTGGTCATACCTGGTGGGCAAGCCTGTCAACGCCGACGACACCTCTAATTCGACAGCAATCAGAGGTTCTGGATCTCTGACGGGCCTGGCGGACGCTGTCTGCCTGGGCAGGACGTGTGTGGTCCGGTCGGTGCCGTGGTGACCCCTACGACACCTCCGACCGATCAGGTCTGTGGAAAGACCGGTGGCGCCGTGGTGCCGGCCGGTCCTCGCACGTTCTGCCCCACGGGCCCGTCAGGTTCGAGATCCTCGACGGATGAGCTGCCGTACGGTGACGCGTTTTTCCTCACGAGCTTCGAGCTCTGGACATGGCGTGCGCCCGTGCGGTCCAACGGTGCCGCGCACGGCTGATGAGGTGGCGGGCCTTGGAGCCCTGGAATTAGTGCGCCGTGCGGCCCCGCGTGCTCGCCTTCGAGAACAGCACGGGAGAAGGGGCGGGATCCATGGACGTGTTCTGCGGGATCGACTGGGCGGAAGGGCACCACGACGTCGCGATTATCGACAACACCGGCAAGCTGCTGGTCAAGTGTCGAATCGACGATGACCTGGACGGCTACCAGCTGCTGCTGGACCTGATGGCCGAACACGGCGACAGCGCCGAGACGCCGATCCCGGTGGCCATCGAGACCAGTCGCGGCCTGCTGGTCGCCACCCTGCGGACTGGGGCCCGGCAGGTCTTCGCGATCAACCCGATGGCGGCCTCCCGCTACCGTGACCGGCACGGCGTCTCCCGCAAGAAGTCCGATCCCGGCGACGCCCTGGTCCTGGCGAACATCATCCGCACGGACATGCCTATGCACCGGCCCCTGCCCGCCGACAGCGACCTGGCCCAGGCCATCGCCGTCCTCGCCCGCGCCCACCAGGACGCCGTCTGGAACCGGCAGCAGATCGCCAACCAGCTCCGCTCTCTCCTGCGCGAGTACTACCCCGCTGCTCTGGAGGCATGGCGGCACAAGGCCGGCGGACTGACCCGGCCGGACGCGCGGAAGATCCTCGCCGCCGCACCCACCCCGACCATGGCCGCTGAGCTGCCGCTCTGGAAGCTCCGGGTGATGATGCACAACGCGGGCCGCCAACGCGGCATCAACGAGGACGCCGAGCGGATCCACACGCTGTTCCGGCAGCCGACCGCCCGCCAGCTGCCCGCGGTGGAGGAAGCCATGGGCATCCAGGCCAAGGCCCTGCTGGTCCAGCTGAACGCAGTCTGCAAGGCCGTCGACGAACTCGCCAAGGCGGTTGAGCGGACCTTCCGGAGTCACCCCGACGCGCCGATCATGCTCAGCTTCCCCGGCATCGGCCCCGGGGTCGGAGCACGTCTCCTGGCCGAGATCGGCGACGACCGCACCCGCTTCACCACCGCCGGCGGACTCAAGGCATACGCGGGAGCGGCCCCGATCACCCGGGCCTCGGGCAAACGCAAGTACGTCGGACGGCGCTTCGTGAAGAACAACCGGCTCAACCACGCCGGCTACCTATGGGCCTTCTCCACCCTCACCCACTCGAAGGGCGCCAACGCGCACTACCGGCGACGACCCGAGACAGGAGACTGGCATGCCCAGGCCCTGCGGCACCTGTTCAACCGCATGATCGGACAGCTCCACCACTGCCTCCAGACCCGCATCCCCTTCGACGAATCCATCGCGTTCCCACAGCCCGCTGGGACCTGATGGGGCACGTTGGAACTCTGATCACGGTGGCGTGAATCCTCAGGTCAGCGGCGGGCACCCCATACGCGCAGGATCCTGCTTGCTTCGTTGCTGACCGAGTCGTCGGCATCCGATACCAACACCGAGGACAGTTCTTCGAGCTGTGCGAGACCTTCCTCGGACTGACAGCAGACGTCATTGATTGCACCATCGAGGTAGTCACTGGTGCCGTCGTCCGCGCTGCTGAGCGCCACCAGGACCATGCGCAAACCGCAGATGTCCCCCCGCTCGAGCAGAGCCTCCGCCGTCTCGCGAGTGACAGCGGTGTCTTGGCCGTCCAGCAGCAGCTGATGCAGTACGTCAGCCACTCCGGCTTCCTCTGCCGAGCCTGCCAGACGCCGACCTGCTGCCGCTCTGACGGACCATGATGCCGAGCGAGCGTCCTGAAGGGCTGAACTCAACTCGTTGTCGATTTCGGAGAGGGTCATGGCCTCCATCCTGGCACGACAGCCCGGACACCTCGGCTCGCCTTCACGATGGCGGCCAGAGCCGCCTCCGGAGGCCCTCATTTCACCCGTTGTCTTGACCTCTTAGCCGCATGAGGTGTCTTTCCTGCGACAGCCAGGAAGAGGTTCGGCCCTCTCGTCCGGGGCGGCGGCCGGCCCTGGGCATCTCCTGGTCCAGGTCCCGTCTCTGGTCGCTCCGGCACCGTCGTGCGGACGGCGTCGGGGCGGGGGGCGAGAATCGGGCGGTGAGCACCGACCGCCGCCAGCTCGGCACCGGCCCCCGTCCCGCCGACCCACCCGCGCACCGGGTCACCGGTGCGGACCCCCGCACCGCCGCCGAGCGTCTCCCCGCCGCCCCCACCACCCCGAAGGCCGCCGACACGGGCGGTCGGCCGTGCGGGAGGCCATGCAAGTGACGGCCCCGCGGCAGCACGGGCGGGCGGCCGGGCAGCTGCCCGGGCGCGCGACGAGCAGCACCCTGATACGACCCAGCCCCGTACCGGCCCGGCACAGACACCAGAGCTGCGGCTGCCCGGCCGCAGCCGGGTAGATCCGGGCAGCACCACGTGCGGTCGGGCGGCACCGCAGGAGCCCGAGCTCCGGGCAGCCGAACGGCCGCAGCACCACCCTGGCCCGAACGCAGTCCGGCCCAGCGGGGCCAGCTCGGGCTGTCCGCGGGCGGGGGCGTCCGGGCCGCGCGGCCCGCAGCAGCACCGCTTGGACCCGGCAAAGGCTGGCGGGCGGGCGCGACATGCCACAGCAGCAGGCAGGTTCCACGCGGACGGTCACGGCACGGACGGCAACCCGGGGCGGCGCGGGACGCTCCCGGCGCGGAGGTGGGCGACAGCAGTGGAGCGGAGGGCCGCGGCGCGGACGGCCGAGCGGCTGCTGGTGGGCGATCGGCGGCGGGCGGCACCACAGCAGCCCGGACTCCCCGGCAACAGCGGCGCCAACTCCGACGCACGCGGCCCGCAGGCAGCGAACCGTCTACCGCAGGTACGAGCCGGCAGGCAGCCGGCGTCGCGCTCAACACACGGGCAGCCGGGGCATGTCCGGCCGAGCCGAGCCGGGCCGGACGGGGCACGGCACGAGCCCAGCCCAGCCGGCCGGCACGGACGCGGCCGGCACGGACGCGGCCGGCACGGACGCGGCGGCCGGGGGCCCGGCAGCCAGCGCGCAGCCGGGTGGACGCGGCCAGAACGGGCGCAGCACCGCCTGGGCCGGGTGAGCAGCCCGGGTGGTCGGGCAGGATCTCGCGGGCACAACACCGCCCCGGCGTGGCACCACCGGGGCGCGGCGCGACCGAACAGCTGCCAGGGCCTGGGCGGCAACTGCGGGTGACGGCGGACGGTGGGGGCGCGCGGCGTCGCAGCCGAGCAGGCGATGGTGCCCTACCGGGAAGCGGCAGGCCGGGGCCGCAGCCATACAAGCGGCCGACTGTCCGGACGGTGGGCGGGCTGGCACACGGGCAGGCGGAGCGCGGCCGGAACGGACGGGCGGCGGCCGGAACGGACGGGCGGCGGCCGGAACGGGCGCGTCATCACAAGCGGGCGGCGGCGCGGGTGGTTGGCGGTGCAGCCCGGGTGGGACCGCGGTCACTCAGTCGGCGGACGGCGGAGCAGTACAGGCTGGGCGGAACCCGGCCACGGCCGGCGGCACACGGGCAGGCAGGGCGCGGCCAGAGCGGACGGGTGTACGCGGACGGCCGCAGCGTCACCGGGCCCGGGCCCGGGCGCGACCGGGTGGCCGGCGCGCGGCCTGGGTAGCCGGGGCTGCCCAGGGGCAGCAACCAGGGGCGACGGACGGCCAGCACACGGCCGGCTGACGCGGGCGGCGGCGACACGGGCGACCACAGCAGCCCGAACCCCGGCAGCACCACCCGGCCGGGGCACAGGCAACCCACAGCAGCGCTGTCTGGACACGACACCGGCCGGCGACCACCGCGCGCGGTACGACGGGCAGGAGCAGGCAGGTCCCGCGTATACCGACACGGTATTGACGGCAGGCGGGCGGGCGCGTGATGACCTCGGCGGCAGGCGAGCCCAACACGGACCGCCGGACGGGCTTGGCCGAGCGGGGCTGACCTGGCAGCACGCGGGCAGCCGGGCGGGCAGTCGGGCCGGGCCTGCTCGGCAGCAGCACGACCAGGACGGCCACGGCGATGCGGCCGACGGACCGGACACGACAACAGCAGACCACGAGCGGGCAGCGGGCGACCGGAGCGCGGGAAGCCCGGCCGCGGGAAACCCGCGCATGACGGCGGCGGCCTGGGCGCCGTCGGTGGCGGCAGGTCCGGGCACCCGGCAACAGCCCGGCGGGCGAGCGGCGGAGAGGATGCGGGCAACGCGCGGCGCCGCAGCCAGACAGGCCCAGGCAGCGGCCGACGGTGGGCGGGGCGGAGCGGGGCGGGCACACGAACTCATGGCGGCGGCGCGACCGCCCTCGGGTGCCTGGCTCCCTTCTGTGTCCCGCCCGGCGGGAAACCCGGGGTCTCGCGGGGACCGCATGTCGAAAGTGCCAGAGGTGTGCCGCACACCAGACACCACAAACCCGAGACCACCCCCACCCCCACCCCCACCCCGGCGGCGGACGGCGGACGGGGTAGCGGGCGGCACCACAGCAGCCCGGGCTGCCGGTCGGGAGCAGTACAACCCCGCCCGGACGACACACGACCAGGACGGCACAACAACAGCCCGACGCGACACCGGTTGGGGCGCGGCACGGCCGGGCGGCCGGAGCCGGCAACGACCGCCTGAGCAGAAGCCGCAAGCATCGGACAGCGGGCGGCGGGCGAGCGGGACGCGGGCGCGGCCGGGCGGCCGCGCGTGCAGTCGGGCAGTCGGGCAAGCGAGCGGTCGGGCGACGGCGGTGCGGAAGGTCATGGACGGCGGCGGGAGCGGACGGCGGCCAGGGCACGGCCGGGCCAGCGGGCACAGTCCGGGCGTGCGGGCAGCGACCGCGCGGCGGACGGACGGCGGCCGGGTGGACGCGGCAGTGCGAACTCCGGGCAGCGGCGGCGGGCAGCACCTTGCGGGGACGAGCGGCCGGGTGAGACCGCGGCAGCCCGAACTCCGGACACCACGGCCGCCCACGGCAAACCGGCCGGAGCGGGAACGGACCGCGGGGGCCACGGGCACCGCGCGGGCGGCGGGGTTCGGCCGGGGAGGTCTGAAGCCGGCTCGGCAGTCGGGCGGCAGGCGCGGCTGGGTGGACCGCGGGCAGCCGGGGCCGAGCGGCGGGCGGCAGTCAGAGCGGCCGCAGCACCATCCGATCTGGGAGGACAGCCCAGGTGGCACAACCGCCGTGGGCACGGCAACACCCCGGCCCGGCACCGCCCGGGCGCGGAGCCACCGGACAACAGCCCCGGCCCGGACAACAGGCGGGCGGGCCGGCACCACAACGCCTTGGTCCCACACCGCGTGGCCCGGACGCGGCCGGGCGGGTAGCATCCGAGCTCGGGCGCGGCAACGCTCCGGCCCTGCACGGCCGGAGCGACGGGCCGACCGGGTTCGATCAGACCACCGGGGTCACCCGCGCGGGCTTGGGTGGCCTTGCAGGCTGAAGGGGTATGCCCGCTGCCCCGCACGCGGGGCCAGCCGGCCGACCAGCCCGGGCCTCCCCTCCGGCACATCAGCGTCGATATGACGCCCCAGGCCGGCATTCCCCACATGCCTCTCCCACCCGGGCCGGTCCGTACGCGCTGTGCCCGTTCGGGGCCGTCCGCCTAGCGCTCCGGACCCCGTCA
Above is a window of Streptomyces subrutilus DNA encoding:
- a CDS encoding IS110 family transposase — encoded protein: MDVFCGIDWAEGHHDVAIIDNTGKLLVKCRIDDDLDGYQLLLDLMAEHGDSAETPIPVAIETSRGLLVATLRTGARQVFAINPMAASRYRDRHGVSRKKSDPGDALVLANIIRTDMPMHRPLPADSDLAQAIAVLARAHQDAVWNRQQIANQLRSLLREYYPAALEAWRHKAGGLTRPDARKILAAAPTPTMAAELPLWKLRVMMHNAGRQRGINEDAERIHTLFRQPTARQLPAVEEAMGIQAKALLVQLNAVCKAVDELAKAVERTFRSHPDAPIMLSFPGIGPGVGARLLAEIGDDRTRFTTAGGLKAYAGAAPITRASGKRKYVGRRFVKNNRLNHAGYLWAFSTLTHSKGANAHYRRRPETGDWHAQALRHLFNRMIGQLHHCLQTRIPFDESIAFPQPAGT